The proteins below come from a single Microtus ochrogaster isolate Prairie Vole_2 chromosome 8, MicOch1.0, whole genome shotgun sequence genomic window:
- the Fuom gene encoding fucose mutarotase, whose product MVVLKGIPKVLSPELLFALARMGHGDEIVLADANFPTSSICQCGPIEIRADGLAIPQLLEAVLKLLPLDTYVESPAAVMELVPSDKKRGLQTPIWNLYESLLLTAGCKKALMKIERFEFYERAKKAFAVVATGETALYGNIILKKGTLDLGPS is encoded by the exons ATGGTTGTGCTCAAGGGCATCCCGAAGGTGCTGTCGCCTGAGCTGCTATTCGCACTTGCTCGGATGGGTCACGGAGACGAGATAG TTCTTGCAGATGCAAACTTCCCAACTTCCTCCATCTGCCAGTGTGGGCCCATAGAGATCCGAGCAGATG GCCTGGCCATCCCACAGCTCCTGGAGGCTGTGCTGAAGCTGCTGCCCCTGGATACCTACGTGGAAAGCCCG GCTGCTGTGATGGAGCTAGTGCCCAGTGACAAGAAGAGGGGCCTGCAGACCCCAATATGGAACCTCTATGAATCCCTTCTGCTCACAGCTGGCTGCAAG aaagcTCTGATGAAGATAGAGAGATTTGAGTTTTATGAACGTGCAAAAAAAGCTTTTGCTGTTGTCGCAACCGG GGAGACAGCACTCTATGGAAACATCATCCTCAAGAAGGGAACGCTTGACCTCGGACCCTCATAG